From the genome of uncultured Methanobacterium sp., one region includes:
- a CDS encoding ferredoxin family protein has translation MNNRKKEPYPVFNELECKACERCILACRAGVLKMSEDINERGYHYAEYTGKGCTGCGDCYYTCPEPLAVEVHIPRRSRSKDQKKINNEQGVKEEDK, from the coding sequence ATGAATAATCGCAAGAAAGAACCTTATCCAGTGTTCAATGAACTGGAATGTAAGGCATGTGAACGTTGTATATTGGCCTGCCGTGCAGGTGTCCTTAAAATGAGTGAAGACATCAATGAACGCGGTTACCATTATGCAGAATACACTGGAAAAGGATGCACCGGTTGCGGGGACTGTTACTACACCTGCCCAGAACCACTGGCTGTGGAAGTGCACATACCCCGAAGATCCCGAAGTAAAGATCAAAAGAAGATTAACAATGAACAAGGGGTTAAGGAGGAAGATAAATGA
- a CDS encoding AMP-binding protein, producing the protein MANHQAYSCGYYKEDNKTEAAWYDGYYHTGDTAWKDEDGYLWFVGRNDDMIKSSGYRIGPFEVESAVISHQAVMECAITGVPHPVRGQVIKSHHSTNRGL; encoded by the coding sequence ATGGCAAACCACCAGGCTTATTCCTGCGGATACTACAAGGAAGATAATAAAACAGAAGCTGCCTGGTACGATGGATATTACCACACTGGAGATACTGCCTGGAAGGATGAAGATGGTTACCTTTGGTTTGTGGGACGTAACGATGACATGATAAAAAGTTCAGGATACCGTATTGGTCCTTTCGAGGTGGAAAGCGCAGTAATATCTCATCAGGCAGTCATGGAATGTGCCATCACCGGGGTCCCTCACCCAGTAAGGGGGCAGGTTATAAAAAGCCACCATAGTACTAACCGGGGATTATGA
- a CDS encoding AMP-binding protein — protein sequence MRLREGFGQTECVVCIANFPWIEPRPGSMGKSAPEYDIQIMDKEGKQCDVGEEGEIVIKTANGKPPGLFLRILQGR from the coding sequence TTGCGTTTAAGGGAAGGATTTGGCCAGACTGAATGTGTGGTCTGCATAGCTAACTTCCCCTGGATAGAACCCAGACCCGGATCAATGGGAAAATCCGCCCCTGAATACGACATCCAGATCATGGATAAAGAGGGTAAACAGTGCGATGTGGGTGAAGAAGGCGAAATAGTTATAAAAACCGCCAATGGCAAACCACCAGGCTTATTCCTGCGGATACTACAAGGAAGATAA
- a CDS encoding AMP-binding protein encodes MIMHDYTYPLGHIITAKYWQNVVEDGLHYTVADTGWAKAMWGQIYGQWISGTAIFVYDYERFDAAKMLDKASHHGVTTFCAPPTIYRFLIKEDLSQYDFSTLKYAVTAGEPPEP; translated from the coding sequence ATGATCATGCACGATTACACCTACCCTCTGGGCCATATAATAACAGCCAAGTACTGGCAAAATGTGGTGGAGGATGGACTACATTACACTGTGGCTGATACTGGCTGGGCCAAGGCTATGTGGGGTCAAATATACGGGCAGTGGATATCAGGCACTGCGATCTTCGTATATGACTACGAACGATTCGATGCAGCAAAAATGCTGGACAAGGCCTCCCATCACGGAGTAACCACATTCTGTGCACCTCCAACCATTTACCGGTTCCTCATAAAGGAAGATCTGTCTCAATACGACTTTTCAACCCTGAAATACGCGGTAACTGCAGGAGAACCCCCTGAACCCTGA
- a CDS encoding AMP-binding protein, which translates to MPVCIQKKWPWYGATMILDRIFTFKDLKEYSDRAANFFAQQGIKKGDRVMLTLKSRYEFWFCILALHKLGAITIPATHMLKTRDIVYRIKNAGIKMVVCIAEDGVPGYFDEAHLQLEEAPFIKALVGDEDREGWFNFRKEIENASPEFQRPTGEEGTQNDDVALIYFSSGTTGLPQDDHARLHLPSGPYNNSQVLAKCGGGWTTLHCG; encoded by the coding sequence ATGCCCGTTTGTATCCAGAAAAAGTGGCCATGGTATGGTGCAACGATGATACTGGACCGGATATTCACCTTCAAAGACCTTAAAGAATACTCTGATCGTGCAGCCAACTTCTTCGCCCAGCAGGGCATAAAAAAGGGAGACCGGGTAATGCTCACCTTAAAAAGCCGTTATGAGTTCTGGTTCTGTATTCTGGCCCTCCACAAGTTGGGAGCCATAACCATCCCAGCCACCCACATGCTAAAAACCAGGGATATTGTTTACCGTATAAAGAACGCCGGTATCAAAATGGTGGTATGCATAGCAGAAGATGGAGTACCTGGATACTTCGATGAAGCCCACCTGCAACTGGAAGAAGCTCCCTTCATAAAGGCACTGGTGGGAGATGAGGATAGAGAAGGGTGGTTCAACTTCCGTAAAGAAATAGAAAATGCATCACCCGAATTCCAGCGACCTACTGGAGAAGAAGGCACTCAAAATGATGATGTTGCACTTATTTATTTCTCCTCAGGAACCACCGGCCTGCCCCAAGATGATCATGCACGATTACACCTACCCTCTGGGCCATATAATAACAGCCAAGTACTGGCAAAATGTGGTGGAGGATGGACTACATTACACTGTGGCTGA
- a CDS encoding adenosine-specific kinase produces MPQAEFGLAFGEASGDCLVRTAGNNADLEKLAGEKMLELSCGHSFLIFLANAFPLNLTQRIKDVPEVVNLFCATANPVQVLIVETEQGRGIIGVVDGFKPQAIETEEDVAGRKKFLRDIGYKL; encoded by the coding sequence GTGCCACAGGCAGAGTTTGGCCTTGCGTTTGGAGAGGCTTCAGGGGATTGTCTGGTGAGAACTGCCGGGAACAATGCAGATCTGGAGAAACTGGCCGGAGAAAAAATGCTGGAGCTGTCCTGTGGTCACAGTTTCCTGATATTCCTGGCTAATGCATTTCCCCTAAATCTCACCCAGAGAATAAAAGATGTGCCAGAGGTGGTTAATCTTTTCTGTGCCACTGCCAACCCGGTCCAGGTCCTGATTGTGGAAACCGAACAAGGAAGAGGGATAATTGGAGTTGTTGATGGTTTTAAACCACAAGCCATTGAAACTGAAGAAGATGTGGCTGGAAGGAAGAAATTCCTCCGGGATATTGGTTACAAATTATAA